Proteins encoded by one window of Octopus bimaculoides isolate UCB-OBI-ISO-001 chromosome 4, ASM119413v2, whole genome shotgun sequence:
- the LOC106880461 gene encoding uncharacterized protein LOC106880461, translated as MADTKYLIMPTLKEELLFAKNSSITGMEETIIQTMYKYLNPIFLLCGTIGNIMSLVMMHKMSARVWSSCIYLSVLAIVDLLILYLDCGNRWYKQLTNIDLNIVIMTSTDAMCQVYLFFYNFIFHFSAWLVVAITGECLISIKSPIFKYKSCTREHARAIILFITVMLIGINIHYFWTHALVSKQGTSILQSKVCINVDEFSDVFKDQIWHYLDIFIKDVIPLLVICLLVTMIAMILHANISNAKGMEPVLKKYYMDIESFHEMCYIVIVIAIIYIVCTLPKVGLTVIHHCVVYGLLPYTQNLGAKLKLADAICQMFQYGYHSLKLFIYIYFCKRINIWTKKSTKVFLTQTCSGNKVSRSSTFYSQQSMERPLSEQHYFQESKPIQVPDSSFFKEKQKVTFSKPRVFTQTQV; from the coding sequence ATACCAAATATTTAATCATGCCTACTCTAAAAGAGGAACTGCTGTTTGCTAAAAACAGCAGTATTACAGGCATGGAGGAAACCATCATACAGACAATGTACAAGTATCTAAATCCTATATTCCTGCTGTGTGGCACAATTGGAAATATTATGTCATTAGTGATgatgcataaaatgagtgctcGAGTCTGGTCTAGCTGTATTTATCTCAGTGTTCTGGCTATCGTTGATCTACTTATTCTCTATCTTGACTGTGGAAACAGGTGGTACAAACAGCTTACTAACATTGATCTCAACATAGTTATTATGACAAGCACAGATGCAATGTGCCAggtttatctatttttctacaattttattttccatttttctgccTGGCTCGTGGTCGCTATCACAGGAGAATGTTTAATCTCTATAAAGTCtccaatttttaaatataaatcatgCACCAGAGAACATGCACGtgctatcattttatttataacagTCATGCTGATTGGAATTAACATTCATTATTTCTGGACCCATGCACTTGTTAGTAAACAAGGCACCAGCATCTTACAGAGTAAAGTATGCATCAATGTGGATGAATTTTCAGATGTCTTCAAAGATCAGATATGGCACTACCTTGACATCTTCATAAAAGATGTTATTCCACTCTTGGTAATATGTCTGCTAGTAACCATGATTGCTATGATTCTGCATGCAAACATAAGCAATGCAAAAGGTATGGAACCAGTGTTAAAGAAGTACTACATGGATATTGAATCTTTTCACGAAATGTGCTATATTGTTATAGTCATAGCTATTATCTACATTGTATGTACACTCCCTAAAGTAGGCCTGACAGTAATTCATCATTGTGTTGTTTACGGACTCCTGCCATATACACAAAATCTTGGTGCTAAACTTAAACTAGCTGATGCAATTTGTCAAATGTTCCAGTATGGATATCACAGCCtaaaattattcatatacatttatttctgtaaACGTATCAACATCTGGACAAAGAAATCCACAAAAGTTTTCCTCACTCAAACATGCAGTGGTAACAAGGTCTCCAGATCCAGTACATTTTATTCGCAACAAAGCATGGAGAGACCTCTCAGTGAGCAACACTACTTCCAAGAAAGTAAGCCCATTCAAGTTCCTGATTcaagtttttttaaagaaaagcaaaaggtCACTTTCTCAAAGCCAAGAgtatttacacagacacaagtTTGA